The genomic segment TTATCTTTAAACGGAATACCGTCATCTTCTTCATCAGGTATTCCAACATAACGCCCCGGCGTAAGCACAAACCCGTGTTTTTCGATCTCGTCAAGACCGGCGGATTTACAAAAACCTTTTACATCCTTATAACCCTTATTCCTGCGCCATTTATGATAAACCTGCTTGATTTTCTCTATGTCTTCCGGTGCAAACTCCCGGTGTACCCTGTCTTTCATAAAACCCATTTCCGAAGCGTCAATAAACAGGGTTTTGGCCTGCCTTGCTGTTCTGCCCCGGCGCAATACCCAGATAGTGGCAGGAATACCGGTATTATAAAAAAGCTGCTTGGGCAGAGCGACAATACAGTCCACCAGATCAGCCTTGACAATATTTGTACGGATAACCCCTTCCCCTGAAGTATTGGAACTTAAAGACCCGTTGGCAAGCACCGTTGCCATTACCCCGTCAGGGGCAAGATGATAAAGCATATGCTGCATCCAGGCAAAATTTGCATTGCCTTTCGGCGGCACTCCGAATTTCCAGCGCCCGTCTTCAAGCAGTATTTCCTGTCCCCATTCTGACTGATTAAAAGGCGGATTGGCAAGAATATAATCAGCCTTGAGGTCTGGATGGGCATCTTTTAAAAAACTGCCTTCAGTATTCCATGCCACAAATTGAGAATTGATATTGCGGATAGCAAGATTCATCCTGGAAAGCTTCCATGTTGTTTGATTTGATTCCTGCCCATAGATAGTAATATCCTGGATACTGCCCTGATGTTCCTGGACAAATTTTTCACTCATTACAAACATGCCGCCGCTGCCGCAGGCCGGATCATAAACCCTGCCTTTATAAGGCTCTATCATCTCCACCATTAATTTAACAATAGATTTAGGCGTATAAAACTGCCCGCCTTTTTTACCTTCAGCATTGGCAAACTCACCCAGGAAATATTCATAAACCCGCCCCAGCAGGTCTTTAGTGCTTTCGTGCTGGGCTTTAAGTTCAATATCTGAAACAACATCAATCAACTGGCCTAAAGAAGCCTTATCCAGATTGGGCCTTGCATAAACCCTGGGGAGTACATTTTTAAGCTCCCTGTTTTCCTTTTCAATCAGGCTCATAGCCTCATCAATGGCAGAGCCGATTTCCGGCAGCCTGGCTTTAGCCTGCAAACTCTTCCAGCGGGCATCTCTGGGAACAAAAAAAACATTTTCCGCCAGATATTCATCCCGGTCTTCCGGGTCTGAAAACTCGTCATGTTCCAGACGGTCATAAAGTTCCTGAAAAGAATCAGAAATATATTTCAGGAATATCAAGCCCAGCACAACATTTTTATATTCAGCCGCATCAATATTT from the Desulfonema limicola genome contains:
- a CDS encoding type I restriction-modification system subunit M, producing the protein MANGNNNFEATLFNTADRLRKNIDAAEYKNVVLGLIFLKYISDSFQELYDRLEHDEFSDPEDRDEYLAENVFFVPRDARWKSLQAKARLPEIGSAIDEAMSLIEKENRELKNVLPRVYARPNLDKASLGQLIDVVSDIELKAQHESTKDLLGRVYEYFLGEFANAEGKKGGQFYTPKSIVKLMVEMIEPYKGRVYDPACGSGGMFVMSEKFVQEHQGSIQDITIYGQESNQTTWKLSRMNLAIRNINSQFVAWNTEGSFLKDAHPDLKADYILANPPFNQSEWGQEILLEDGRWKFGVPPKGNANFAWMQHMLYHLAPDGVMATVLANGSLSSNTSGEGVIRTNIVKADLVDCIVALPKQLFYNTGIPATIWVLRRGRTARQAKTLFIDASEMGFMKDRVHREFAPEDIEKIKQVYHKWRRNKGYKDVKGFCKSAGLDEIEKHGFVLTPGRYVGIPDEEDDGIPFKDKMRELTTALAGQLAKEKELDRQLKEQLANAGFEL